From Columba livia isolate bColLiv1 breed racing homer chromosome 5, bColLiv1.pat.W.v2, whole genome shotgun sequence, one genomic window encodes:
- the UBR7 gene encoding LOW QUALITY PROTEIN: putative E3 ubiquitin-protein ligase UBR7 (The sequence of the model RefSeq protein was modified relative to this genomic sequence to represent the inferred CDS: inserted 1 base in 1 codon) gives MSGAPGRAEPPAALPPPLTAGPSTARRLSLLLHQRRQQLHHPLLQLGQAPPQAAQLPAELPVLRVALLGRARRRHRHPHRARLPAAPQLRHQLHPAPRSPPARDPAPWSREARGSASAEAPPGASAVCVPPRPALXPRVPAMEAAAEGADPGSGCGAGAEEPVVSLAEVLAENEELEKEARAVLGGSDHERCSYSQGAVKRQALYACSTCTPPGGEPAGICLACSYECHGTHRLFELYTKRNFRCDCGNSKFKNLQCKLLPEKCKVNSGNKYNDNFYGLYCTCKRPYPDPEDEIPDEMIQCIVCEDWFHGRHLGAVPPESGDFHEMVCQACMSHCHFLWAYAAQLAVPALTKVNSLEDEGIVLKVEESEDQKKEIKKESGVEHQETKEEKQMEQFNEPSTSSGSACPEVVPKSEEPVCKLKELQSKPFLKKDTATFWPSNWRSKLCTCEDCLKMYSELEVQFLTDECDTVLAYENKGTTDQETERRDPLMDTLNSMNRVQQVELICEYNDLKTELTDYLRRFADEGTVVKREDIQHFFEEFQSRKRRRTNRMQYYCS, from the exons ATGAGCGGCGCCCCAGGGCGGGCGGAGCCCCCGGCCGCGCTCCCGCCCCCACTCACCGCGGGTCCGTCCACCGCCCGCCGCCTCTCGCTGCTCCTGCACCAGCGGCGTCAGCAGCTGCACCACCCGCTCCTGCAGCTCGGCCAGGCCCCGCCGCAGGCCGCGCAGCTGCCCGCTGAGCTCCCAGTCCTGCGGGTCGCTCTGCTCGGCCGGGCACGGCGGCGGCACCGGCACCCGCACCGAGCGCGCCTGCCCGCGGCCCCGCAGCTCCGCCACCAGCTCCATCCCGCCCCGCGCAGCCCGCCCGCCCGCGACCCCGCCCCCTGGTCACGTGAGGCGCGCGGTTCCGCTTCCGCCGAGGCGCCCCCTGGCGCCTCGGCCGTGTGCGTCCCGCCTCGGCCCGCGC GGCCTCGCGTCCCGGCGATGGAGGCGGCGGCGGAGGGCGCCGATCCCGGGAGCGGCTGCGGGGCCGGCGCGGAGGAGCCCGTGGTCTCCTTGGCGGAGGTGCTGGCGGAGAAcgaggagctggagaaggaggCGCGGGCCGTGCTGGGGGGCAGCGACCACGAGCGCTGCAGCTACTCCCAg GGCGCGGTGAAGCGGCAGGCGCTGTACGCCTGCAGCACCTGCACGCCGCCCGGCGGGGAGCCGGCGGGGATCTGCCTGGCCTGCAGCTACGAGTGCCACGGCACGCACCGGCTCTTCGAGCTCTACACCAAGAG GAACTTCCGCTGTGACTGTGGAAATAGCAAGTTCAAAAATCTGCAGTGCAAGCTGCTCCCA GAAAAGTGCAAGGTGAATTCAGGAAATAAGTATAATGACAATTTCTATGGATTATACTGTACTTGTAAAAGACCTTATCCTGATCCTGAAGATGAG ATTCCAGATGAGATGATCCAATGCATCGTTTGCGAAGACTGGTTCCATGGAAGG CATCTTGGTGCAGTTCCCCCTGAAAGCGGAGACTTCCATGAGATGGTTTGCCAGGCCTGCATGAGTCACTGCCATTTCCTGTGGGCTTATGCAGCCCAATTAGCAg TTCCTGCTTTGACCAAAGTGAACTCCCTTGAAGATGAAGGGATTGTCCTGAAGGTCGAAGAAAGTGAAGaccagaaaaaagaaataaaaaaagaaagtggagTGGAGCACCAAGAAACgaaggaggaaaagcaaatggaacAGTTTAATGAACCATCCACCAGCTCTGGGTCTGCCTGTCCGGAG GTAGTTCCTAAGAGTGAGGAGCCAGTCTGCAAGCTGAAAGAACTCCAAAGcaagccatttttaaaaaaagatactgCCACCTTTTGGCCATCGAACTGGAGAAGCAAATTGTGCACCTGTGAAGACTGTTTG AAAATGTATTCAGAGCTTGAAGTCCAGTTCCTGACAGATGAATGTGACACTGTCTTGGCTTACGAAAATAAAGGTACCACTGACCAAGAAACAGAGAGGAGAGATCCTTTAATGGACACCCTTAACAGCATGAACAGAGTCCAGCAAGTAGAACTCATCTGTG AATACAACGATTTAAAGACAGAACTGACTGATTATCTCAGGAGATTTGCAGATGAGGGAACG GTGGTTAAAAGAGAAGACATTCAGCATTTCTTTGAAGAATTTCAGTCACGGAAAAGACGACGGACTAACAGGATGCAGTACTACTGTAGTTAG
- the LYSET gene encoding lysosomal enzyme trafficking factor, translated as MMNFRQRMGWIGVGLYLLASAAVFYYVFEINETYNKLALEHIQQHPKEPQEGTTWTHSLKVRLLSLPFWLWTIIFLIPYLQMFLFLYSCTRADPKTVGYCIIPICLAVICNRHQTFVKASNQISRLQLIDT; from the coding sequence ATGATGAACTTCCGCCAGAGGATGGGCTGGATCGGTGTGGGGTTGTACTTGTTAGCAAGTGCTGCGGTTTTTTATTACGTCTTTGAAATCAATGAGACTTACAACAAACTCGCACTGGAGCACATTCAGCAACACCCCAAGGAACCACAGGAAGGAACCACATGGACGCACTCCTTAAAAGTACGACTGCTATCCTTGCCTTTTTGGCTGTGGactataatatttttaatacccTATTTACAGATGTTCTTGTTCCTCTATTCCTGCACAAGAGCTGACCCCAAAACTGTTGGGTATTGCATCATTCCTATCTGCTTGGCTGTTATTTGCAATCGTCATCAAACATTTGTGAAGGCCTCTAATCAGATCAGTAGATTACAACTGATTGACACTTAG